The following DNA comes from Mycobacterium sp. MS1601.
ACTTCATCATGAACTACAACATCAGTGACGCCGCAAACGAGTCGTACAACCGGTGGCTCGGTATGGACGTCCCCGAGCTGATCAAGTAGCTGTGGCGGGCCATTATGCAGCTCTACTACGGGGATGTCATTCCCTATCTCGGGCCCCTGTTCAAGGGGCTGGCAGTCAGTCTCGGGGTAAGCCTTGCCGCTGCCGTCGCCGGCGGTGCCCTGGGCGTTGTCCTTTACGCGGGCAGCGCATCTCGTGCGCGAGCTCTGCGGGCGGCGGCGGGCACCTACATCGAGGTCATCCGGAACACCCCGCTGTTGCTCCAGCTCTACCTCGTGTACTTCGCGCTGCCACAGGCCGGTGTGAACCTGGATCCGGTCGCGGCTGGCATCGTGGCACTGACCATCAACAACGCCGCCTACATGGCCGAGATCTATCGCGCCGGGTTCCAGTCCGTGCCAGCAGGTCTCCGGGAAGCCGGAGCAGCACTCGGGATGAGCTCCCGAGACACCTTCTGGCGGGTGCTGTTCCCACCGGCCGTGCGCAATGTCCTGCCGGCCATCACGAATCAGACCATCCTGCTGTTCCTGGCGTCCTCGGTGACCTCCGTCGTAGCGCTGCCTGACCTCATGCACGCCATGTTGGGGATCACCTCGAGCACATTCCGCACCATCGAGACTTTCACCGTCGGCGGTCTGCTGTATTTCAGCGTCGCCTTTCTCATCGCGAGCGTATCGCGGGTCGTCGAGACGAAGTTCATCAGATGGAAGGTGGCGTGATGTTCCAAGCGTTCGGCTGGCAACACCTGTCACTGATCCTGCAGGGAGCACTTGTCACTGTGCAGATCTGTGTTCTGTCAGTGATTTTCGGTGGATTCTTCGGCCTGTTGATCGGCTTGATGTCCACCGGAACCATCCGCCCGCTGCGTTGGGTGAGTGGTGTTTACGTTGGTCTCATCCGCGGAATCCCCGTGCTGCTGATCATCTTCTTCGTCTACTTCGGCATCCCGCTGCTGGCGCCCGGTAGCAGCCTGCCCGACTACTGGGCAGGTGTCATCGCGCTGTCCGTTTTCGCGGCAGCGTACATCGGTGAATTGGTTCGAGGCAGCATCCAAGCGGTGCCGCGGGGGCAGTTCGAGGCTGCCGAGGCGCTCGGTATGCCCTACGTCGAGAGAATGCGCTGGATCATCCTGCCGCAGGCTGCACGTCTGATCGTGCCACCAGGTGTCGGCTTCCTGGTGATCTTGATCAAAGACAGTTCGCTGGTGGCGGTGATCGGACTGATCGAGCTGACCCGAGCCGGCAACATCGTGAGCTCGCAGACAGCGGATCCGATCATGGCCTACAGCGTTGTGGGTGCGTTCTACTTCGTCATCTGCTTTGCCTTGTCGAGCGTTGCCAGACGGTACGAACGGCGCCTCGGAACGCGCGTGCCCGCACCCAAAGTCGGTGACGCGCTCACCGCCCTCAATCCAGGAGCCAGAAAGTGATCAACGTCGAGAACCTCCGCCTCAGCTTCGGTGATAACGAAGTGTTACACGGGGTTTCGTGTGCTGTCGCCGAGCGCGAGGTGGTGTGCATCATCGGTGCCTCGGGGTCCGGCAAGAGCACGCTACTTCGGTGTATGAATGGCCTGGAACGGCCATCGCACGGCAGTATCGTCATCAACGGCCACACGCTCGGGCCGCAGGAGAACACCGCCGACCTGGCGGTGGTCAGACGTGACGTGGGCATGGTCTTCCAGCATTTCAATCTTTTCCCCCATATGTCTGTGTTGGACAACGTTGCACTGGCACAACAGCGAGTCCTGAAGCGCACCAAAGCAGCTGCCCTCGAGCGCGCACGTAGCCTCCTTGATCGAGTCGGTCTGACGGACAAATCCAGGGCCTACCCGGATGCCTTGTCCGGCGGCCAGAAACAACGAGTGGCGATCGCCCGGGCATTGGCGATGGACCCGAAGATCATGCTGTTCGACGAGCCCACGTCAGCGCTCGATCCCGAGATCGTGGGAGAAGTACTCGCCGTCATGAAAGGGCTTGCTGCCGATGGCATGACCATGGTGGTGGTGACCCACGAGATGGGGTTCGCCCGCGAGGTCGCCGACCGTGTGATCTATATGGACAAGGGAAGCATTGTCGAGGTTGCCGAACCCACAGATCTTTTCAACGCCCCGAAAGAACCCAGAACCAGAGAATTCCTGAGCAAGGTGCTCTGAGGTGGCCGCACTCGATACCTTGATCGTCGGTGCCGATGTCATCGATGGCACAGGAGCTCCCGCCACACGGTGCGACGTGGGCATCGAAGGCGACCGGATCGCCTACCTCGGAGTCGACGTTGCGGTGCAGGCTGTGCACACCGTGGATGCCAGCGGGATGATCGTCACGCCTGGTCTCATCGACCCGCACAGCCACAGTGACTGGTCGATTCTCGGAAACCGGCCCGCTTACAGCACCATTCACCAAGGTGTCACCAGTGAGGTGGTGGGCAATTGCGGAGTCACGTACGCGCCACTGGGCGAAGATGACGTCGAATCGGCACAGAACGCCTTGCAGGCAATGGGATTCGACGGCGAAGTGAATTGGCGAAGTTTCGGTGAACTCCTGGACCGGGTGCATTCGGGGGGCACCGCCCAGAACCTGATGTGGTTCGTCGGGCACACGGCGATACGAGCGGCAGCGCAATCCAACGCAGTCAGATACCGACGATGCGAGCAGCAGGAACGGGTCAGGCTTCTCGAAGAGGCACTGGACGCAGGTGCTATCGGCTTCTCCAGCGGCCTCGAATACGGTGCTGGGCGATTCGCCGACGCAGCCGAGATCGCCGAGCTGGCGCGCGTGACGGGGCGACGAGGCGGTATGTACTCCAGTCACATTCGTAATCGCGACGCCGGGTTGGGCGAAGCCGTCGATGAGTTCTTCGACATCGTCCAGCACGGTCAGGTCCGCGCCCAACTTTCGCATCTGAACGTCCGCCACGACACGGGCGCGCCCGGCGGCGCGTGGGAACGTGCCGCCGGGCGGGTGGTCGACGAGCGCCGGCGGGGTACCGATGTCCTTGCGGACATGACGCCGTACCCGCACGGAATCGGTTTGGCTGCCGGTCTGCTTCCCGGCTGGCTCGCCGAGCGTCCGGCAGCAGAAGCAGCCCAGCTGCTCAACGACGCAGAGGTCCGGGCTCGGGTCCGGCAGGACTGCGACCGTTACTGGCGATTTGTCCATCGGGGGCAGTGGGATCGGGTTCGGCTCGGGGTATCGGCCGGACACCCTGAATGGGAAGGGTTGACGTTTCCGGAGATCGCGGAGCAACATGGCCGCGACGAATGGGATTGCCTGTTCGATGTGCTGGCCGCTGCCGGCCCAGATCTGGGGAGTGTGCAACTTCTCGGCCTGCTGTTCACCGAAGATCACCTCGCGGAGGCTATTTCGCACGACCATTTCCTGTTGGGGGTCGACGCATTCACGGCATGTCGTCGAGGGCCGCTGAGCACCCGGACCCGGCATCCGCTGTTCTACTACGGGCACACGCACTACCTTGCCCACCACGTGCCCGCGGGAACCCTGACGTTCGAAGACGCAATTCACAAGATGACCGGCATGGTGGCCGACCATTTCGGCATCCGCCAGCGCGGATATCTGCGCGAGAAGTACTTCGCCGATGTCGTCGTGTTCGACCCGAATGTGTTGTCACGAACCGATACCTGGGCCATGCCGCCGGAGGACTATGCGGACGCTGCTCGCCACGTGTGGGTCAACGGGGTTTCCGTGATAGCCGACGCGCGGCACACCGGCCGGCTTGCCGGTCAAATGCTGCGCTGATGTTCAGAACACAACAAACATGGAGGAAGACCGGAACATGAAGATCACCCGAATCGAGACCTGCGGCCTGCGGGGCGCCACGCCGGAGGGCGGTTGGTCCAACGAGTTGCGTCCCGACGACGTCGTGCACACTCTCGTTGCTGTTCACACCGAATCCGGCCACGTCGGAATCGGAAGCGCCTTCACCGCAGAGGGATTGGTGCGTGCTGCGTTGGACCTGCTGAGTCCACAACTGGTGGGGCAGAGCGCACTGGAGGTCGAGCGCCTCACGGAGACCCTGCACCAGAGTGCTTTCTGGATGGGCCGGGGTGGCGCTCTGACACACGCCACCAGCGCCATCGACATCGCGCTGTGGGACCTCGCCGGCCAAGCCATGGATCAGCCGGTCGGCCGCTTGCTGGGAGGGCGCTACCGGGACCGTGTCCGGCCCTACGCTTCGGTCTTGATGGACGAAGCGCCGGTTATGACCGAGAACCTGCAATCACTGGTGGAAGAGGGCTTTACCGCGTTCAAGATCGGATGGTGGAAGTTCGGACGCGTCGACAGCGCAACCGACGAGCGCACCGTGGCTGCGGCGCGGGAGGCGGTCGGTGATCGCCTTCTCGCGGTGGACGCGGGAGGTTCTGAGGCGTTCTTCCCTGGTGGTTTGTCGTGGGCCAAGCGCACCGCGGACATGCTCGCCGCATACGATGTGGCATGGTTCGAGGAGGCGCTGGATCCTGACGACGTCGACGGATTCGTGGCGCTGCGTGCGTATTCCAAGGTTCCGATCAGTGGTGGCGAGGTGCTGACCCGTCGGCAGGCATTCGCGCCGTTCATCACAGCAGGCGCGTTCGACATCGTGCAGCCGGACACCACAAAAGGTGGCGGTCTGAGTGAGTCACGTCGGATCGGCTGGAGCGCACAGGATCACGGTATCCGCCTGGTGCCACATGGTTGGAACACCGGAGTTGGGCTGGCGGCTGACCTGCAGTTGGCCTCGGCGCTGGCCGGCACGGACCTCGTTGAGTACAAAACGGGTGCAGCCTATATCGACGAACTCGTGGCCGGCGGCTGGAGTCTGGACGCCGAAGGAATGCTGCCCATTCCGCACACCGCTGGTCTCGGTATCTCGCTGAACCCCGACTCGCTGGGCGCTTACGGCACGAATCCTACTTTCGCGCTGGCGGTATGAGCATGACGCAGCCGGACTTCGCGATGCTCCGGTACCCCGTCATTCCTCTGTTGACGGTACGGACGATGTCAGATGTCGACGCGCTCGGAGGTGGCCTCGTCGACGGCGGGCTGCCGGTTGCCGAAGTGGCGCTGCGAAGTGAACACAGTGTGGCGGCGATCCGGCGACTGGCGGCCCGTGGTGACATCGAGGTCGGTGCGGGAACGGTACTGACAGTGCAACAGGCCCGCACGGCGCTCGATGCAGGAGCGCGCTTCATCGTGACACCCGGCCTCGATCTCGAGGTGGTGCGGTACACACAGGACGCTGGCGTTCCGGTCATTCCGGGAGTGCTGACGCCGTCGGAGATCCAGGCGGCTTCGCGTCTGGGCTTGACTCACGTCAAACTCTTCCCCGCCGATGCCGTGGATGCGATCGCCTGCCTGAGAGCCTTCACCGCCGTGTATCCAGGTATGCGGTTCATGCCTTCTGGTGGAGTTCGATTGACCAACGTCGCGAACTACCTTTCTCTGCCCTCGGTCTTCGCCGTTTCCGGCAGCTGGATCACAGCGGAGCCCGACCAAGGTGTGGTGGCGAGCGCAGCCAGGGCGGCGTTGTCGGCAGCCGAATCGGTATGTGCGCAGTGACCTCGAGTGATCCGCTCGACGTCGTCACGGTGGGGGAGAGCCTGGGCCTGATCACCGCAGACCGGGTCGGATCACTGAGCCATGTGCGGGACATGCAGCTGGGGTTCGGCGGGGCCGAGAGCAACGTCGCCATCGGCGTGGCACGCCTCGGCGGTTCCGCCGCGTGGATCGGCCGGGTTGGCGCGGACTCGCTCGGTCACATGATCGTGCGGGAACTGCGCGCAGAAACGGTGGAGGCAGTGGCGATCGTCGATTCCGAGTCCGCTACCGCGCTGATGCTCAAGGAGCGTCCCCGACCGGGTGCCAGCCGCGTGACCTACTACCGCCGGTTCCAGGCCGGTAGCCGGCTACGCCCTGCCGACATACCCCGCCACGTCGTGCAACGCGGTCGCATACTGCATGTCACCGGTATCACCGCCGCCCTGGGCGAAGGCCCGCAGGCAGCTGTTCATGCTGCGATCGATCATGCCAAGAGCGCGAACAACATCGTGAGTTTCGACGTCAATCATCGCGCCAGTTTGTGGACGGACCGAGATTCCGCAGTGAATGCCTATCGGGCGCTGGCTCGACGTGCCGATATCGTCTTCGCCGGCGAGGACGAGGCCGAACTGGTAACGGGCACCAGTGATCTGCAGCGGCAAGTCGACGGACTGCTCGCCCTCGGCGTAGACCAGGTGGTCATCAAGCGGGGCGCTCGAGGTGCTGTCGCGGCGGCCGAGGACACGTTCCACACCCGGGATGCTCACCCAGTGACCGTGGCCGACACGGTGGGTGCCGGCGACGCCTTCGTGGCGGGGTGGCTGGCCGAGTTGGCGCGGGGCGCTTCCCCAGAGGCCTGCCTGGACGTCGCATCGGCGTGTGGCGCTCTGGCGTGTACCGGCTTGGGGGACTGGGAGGCCGCGCCCACCCGGGGTGAGCTCGCCCGGCTCTCAGGTGTCGGTGATGATCCTGTGAGCCGT
Coding sequences within:
- a CDS encoding mandelate racemase/muconate lactonizing enzyme family protein; this translates as MKITRIETCGLRGATPEGGWSNELRPDDVVHTLVAVHTESGHVGIGSAFTAEGLVRAALDLLSPQLVGQSALEVERLTETLHQSAFWMGRGGALTHATSAIDIALWDLAGQAMDQPVGRLLGGRYRDRVRPYASVLMDEAPVMTENLQSLVEEGFTAFKIGWWKFGRVDSATDERTVAAAREAVGDRLLAVDAGGSEAFFPGGLSWAKRTADMLAAYDVAWFEEALDPDDVDGFVALRAYSKVPISGGEVLTRRQAFAPFITAGAFDIVQPDTTKGGGLSESRRIGWSAQDHGIRLVPHGWNTGVGLAADLQLASALAGTDLVEYKTGAAYIDELVAGGWSLDAEGMLPIPHTAGLGISLNPDSLGAYGTNPTFALAV
- a CDS encoding amino acid ABC transporter ATP-binding protein, with the translated sequence MINVENLRLSFGDNEVLHGVSCAVAEREVVCIIGASGSGKSTLLRCMNGLERPSHGSIVINGHTLGPQENTADLAVVRRDVGMVFQHFNLFPHMSVLDNVALAQQRVLKRTKAAALERARSLLDRVGLTDKSRAYPDALSGGQKQRVAIARALAMDPKIMLFDEPTSALDPEIVGEVLAVMKGLAADGMTMVVVTHEMGFAREVADRVIYMDKGSIVEVAEPTDLFNAPKEPRTREFLSKVL
- the eda gene encoding bifunctional 4-hydroxy-2-oxoglutarate aldolase/2-dehydro-3-deoxy-phosphogluconate aldolase; amino-acid sequence: MSDVDALGGGLVDGGLPVAEVALRSEHSVAAIRRLAARGDIEVGAGTVLTVQQARTALDAGARFIVTPGLDLEVVRYTQDAGVPVIPGVLTPSEIQAASRLGLTHVKLFPADAVDAIACLRAFTAVYPGMRFMPSGGVRLTNVANYLSLPSVFAVSGSWITAEPDQGVVASAARAALSAAESVCAQ
- a CDS encoding sugar kinase → MCAVTSSDPLDVVTVGESLGLITADRVGSLSHVRDMQLGFGGAESNVAIGVARLGGSAAWIGRVGADSLGHMIVRELRAETVEAVAIVDSESATALMLKERPRPGASRVTYYRRFQAGSRLRPADIPRHVVQRGRILHVTGITAALGEGPQAAVHAAIDHAKSANNIVSFDVNHRASLWTDRDSAVNAYRALARRADIVFAGEDEAELVTGTSDLQRQVDGLLALGVDQVVIKRGARGAVAAAEDTFHTRDAHPVTVADTVGAGDAFVAGWLAELARGASPEACLDVASACGALACTGLGDWEAAPTRGELARLSGVGDDPVSR
- a CDS encoding amino acid ABC transporter permease; the encoded protein is MQLYYGDVIPYLGPLFKGLAVSLGVSLAAAVAGGALGVVLYAGSASRARALRAAAGTYIEVIRNTPLLLQLYLVYFALPQAGVNLDPVAAGIVALTINNAAYMAEIYRAGFQSVPAGLREAGAALGMSSRDTFWRVLFPPAVRNVLPAITNQTILLFLASSVTSVVALPDLMHAMLGITSSTFRTIETFTVGGLLYFSVAFLIASVSRVVETKFIRWKVA
- a CDS encoding amino acid ABC transporter permease encodes the protein MFQAFGWQHLSLILQGALVTVQICVLSVIFGGFFGLLIGLMSTGTIRPLRWVSGVYVGLIRGIPVLLIIFFVYFGIPLLAPGSSLPDYWAGVIALSVFAAAYIGELVRGSIQAVPRGQFEAAEALGMPYVERMRWIILPQAARLIVPPGVGFLVILIKDSSLVAVIGLIELTRAGNIVSSQTADPIMAYSVVGAFYFVICFALSSVARRYERRLGTRVPAPKVGDALTALNPGARK
- a CDS encoding N-acyl-D-amino-acid deacylase family protein, producing the protein MAALDTLIVGADVIDGTGAPATRCDVGIEGDRIAYLGVDVAVQAVHTVDASGMIVTPGLIDPHSHSDWSILGNRPAYSTIHQGVTSEVVGNCGVTYAPLGEDDVESAQNALQAMGFDGEVNWRSFGELLDRVHSGGTAQNLMWFVGHTAIRAAAQSNAVRYRRCEQQERVRLLEEALDAGAIGFSSGLEYGAGRFADAAEIAELARVTGRRGGMYSSHIRNRDAGLGEAVDEFFDIVQHGQVRAQLSHLNVRHDTGAPGGAWERAAGRVVDERRRGTDVLADMTPYPHGIGLAAGLLPGWLAERPAAEAAQLLNDAEVRARVRQDCDRYWRFVHRGQWDRVRLGVSAGHPEWEGLTFPEIAEQHGRDEWDCLFDVLAAAGPDLGSVQLLGLLFTEDHLAEAISHDHFLLGVDAFTACRRGPLSTRTRHPLFYYGHTHYLAHHVPAGTLTFEDAIHKMTGMVADHFGIRQRGYLREKYFADVVVFDPNVLSRTDTWAMPPEDYADAARHVWVNGVSVIADARHTGRLAGQMLR